The Candidatus Omnitrophota bacterium DNA window CGATAATCTCAATGCCAGAGTTGACGCGCAGGTCTATTTCAAAGTCAAAGATAGCGAGGTGGATATAAAAAATTCCCAGTATAATGTTAATGACTACCAATGGCAGATCGTCAATCTGGCACGGACAACTCTGAGAAACATAATAGGGACTCTGACACTCAAATCCGCAAATAGCGAAAGAGGGAAGATCAACTCGGAACTGCATAACACATTGCGTGATGAGACAGGCAGCTGGGGAATTGAAATCGTCAGAACGGAATTAAAAGAGATAGACCCCCCGAAAGATGTGCAGGAGACAATGAATAAGGTTGTAAAAGCGGAAAACGAGAAGATAGCCGCGATAGATTACGCCACCGCCGCTGAAACCGTGGCTGACGGGCAGAAAAGATCAAAGATAAAAGAGGCCGAAGGCGTAAGGCAGTCAAGAATCCTTCAGGCTCAGGGCGAAGCCGAGGCGATACAGCTTGTCAATGAAGCCGCGAACAAATATTTCGTTGGCAACGCCCAGCTTTTGAGGAAATTACAGACCGTTGAGACATCTTTGAAAGACAATGCCAAAATAGTGGTGCCGGAAAACAGCGAACTGGTTAATGTTATAGGCGAGCTGGCCGGCGTGCTGCCGTTAACGCATAAGGCGGCGGCCGGAAAATAGCCGCCGGTTAATCAAATGAAAAAGGCGGTTAAAGTCGGTGATATCGTCATGGGCGGGGGAAAGCCCGTCGTCGTGCAGGGCATGGTTAAAACGGCGCCCTCGGACGGGAAAACGGCCTTGTGGATAAATTCAATGGCGGAGGCCGGCTGCCGGATTGTGAGGATAGCCGTGCCCAACGCTTTTGAGGCTTCACATCTGGGCGGATTGAGGAAAAAAGTCAAAGTCCCCCTCGTGGCCGACATTCATTTTGACTGGGAACTCGCCGTCACAGCGGCGGCATCGGGAATAGACAAGATCAGGATAAATCCCTCAAACATAGGCTCCGTCAGCAAGGTGCGGGAAGTGGCCGCCGTCTGCCGCGAAAGAGGCATTCCCATAAGGGTGGGTGCTAACAGCGGTTCCGTAAAAACGCTCAACAAAGGCGATTCTCCGAAGGTGAAAGCCCGTAAACTGGCCGCGGCCGT harbors:
- a CDS encoding SPFH/Band 7/PHB domain protein, with product MNYFYLVCAFFIFLWGIRIIRPTQRGLIERLGKYNRFCNPGFHWIIPIVDSMVKVNITEQMIDAEPQEIITNDNLNARVDAQVYFKVKDSEVDIKNSQYNVNDYQWQIVNLARTTLRNIIGTLTLKSANSERGKINSELHNTLRDETGSWGIEIVRTELKEIDPPKDVQETMNKVVKAENEKIAAIDYATAAETVADGQKRSKIKEAEGVRQSRILQAQGEAEAIQLVNEAANKYFVGNAQLLRKLQTVETSLKDNAKIVVPENSELVNVIGELAGVLPLTHKAAAGK